In the Pirellulales bacterium genome, one interval contains:
- a CDS encoding carboxylesterase/lipase family protein → MRTSSAVLRFVISTGAVALVVAIGFDSGIRKAVAEEPIAVDGGKIKGSTDEQGVRSYKGIPFAAPPVGARRWQPPQAVIPWEGTRDATKFGATCPQLPYPEGSMYRQAPQPQSEDCLFLNVWSAAKTANEKRPVLVWIHGGALTRGSGSIPPYDGTSLARQGAVVVTLNYRLGPFGFLALPSLSKESDHGSSGNYGMLDQIAALEWVKRNIARFGGDPGRVTIFGESAGSWSVCYLVASPLAKGLFHGAIGQSGGAFAPMNFLSEERHGVPAAETIGARLARELGCEDAADQAAALRAKSPDELLAAAEKTGLRIRPNVDGWVLPEDVYSIFAAGKQNNVPVIVGSTADEGTTLFAAQVPKTKDAYVAAARAKYGDLADEYLAIYPAESDEQVRDAFLAGMRDEWFTWEMRTWARFTERAGSKAYQYFFSHVPPSPQKATVGAYHAAEILYVFNNLSKIDWPYGDVDRQLAADVSGAWVRFATTGDPNGGTLAGWAPYDAASQAYIDFGDTVKSGHALLDAQCNFFDKYYAAKREKP, encoded by the coding sequence ATGCGTACTTCGAGCGCGGTTCTTCGATTCGTGATCTCGACGGGCGCCGTCGCGCTTGTGGTGGCCATCGGTTTCGATTCTGGTATTCGGAAAGCCGTGGCCGAGGAGCCGATCGCCGTCGATGGCGGCAAGATCAAAGGCAGCACCGACGAACAGGGCGTCCGCAGCTACAAGGGCATTCCCTTCGCGGCTCCGCCGGTGGGCGCGCGGCGCTGGCAGCCCCCGCAGGCAGTCATTCCCTGGGAAGGCACGCGCGACGCCACGAAATTCGGCGCCACTTGTCCGCAGTTGCCTTACCCGGAAGGCTCGATGTATCGGCAGGCGCCGCAACCGCAGAGCGAGGACTGCCTGTTCTTGAATGTGTGGAGTGCCGCAAAGACCGCCAACGAAAAGCGGCCGGTCCTGGTGTGGATTCACGGTGGCGCGCTGACGCGTGGATCGGGCTCGATCCCGCCCTACGACGGCACATCGCTCGCGCGACAGGGGGCCGTGGTCGTAACGCTCAACTATCGGCTCGGCCCTTTCGGCTTCTTGGCGCTGCCTTCGTTAAGCAAGGAGTCGGACCATGGGTCTTCCGGCAACTACGGGATGCTCGACCAGATTGCGGCTCTTGAATGGGTGAAACGCAACATCGCGCGGTTCGGCGGCGACCCCGGCCGGGTGACGATCTTTGGCGAGTCAGCCGGCTCGTGGAGCGTCTGCTACCTGGTGGCCTCGCCGCTGGCCAAGGGGTTATTCCATGGCGCCATCGGGCAGAGCGGTGGCGCCTTCGCCCCGATGAACTTTTTGAGCGAGGAACGCCATGGCGTGCCGGCAGCCGAAACGATCGGCGCACGACTGGCGCGCGAGCTGGGCTGCGAAGACGCTGCGGACCAGGCGGCCGCGCTCCGCGCCAAGTCGCCTGATGAGCTGCTGGCGGCCGCCGAGAAGACGGGTTTGCGCATTCGTCCAAACGTCGACGGTTGGGTATTGCCCGAGGACGTGTATTCGATTTTCGCCGCCGGGAAGCAGAACAACGTGCCGGTGATTGTGGGCTCGACGGCCGACGAAGGGACGACGCTCTTTGCAGCGCAGGTGCCCAAGACCAAAGATGCGTACGTAGCGGCCGCACGGGCCAAGTACGGCGACCTGGCCGACGAGTATCTCGCCATCTATCCGGCCGAATCCGACGAACAAGTGCGCGATGCATTCCTGGCCGGCATGCGCGACGAATGGTTCACCTGGGAGATGCGCACCTGGGCGCGGTTCACCGAGCGCGCAGGGAGCAAAGCCTATCAGTATTTCTTTTCGCACGTGCCCCCTTCGCCGCAAAAAGCGACCGTCGGGGCCTACCACGCGGCCGAGATTCTGTATGTGTTCAACAACCTGTCGAAAATCGACTGGCCGTACGGCGACGTCGACCGCCAGTTGGCCGCCGACGTCTCGGGGGCATGGGTGCGCTTTGCCACGACCGGCGATCCGAACGGGGGCACGCTCGCGGGCTGGGCGCCTTACGATGCTGCATCGCAGGCCTACATCGATTTCGGCGACACGGTCAAGTCGGGCCACGCCCTGCTCGATGCGCAATGCAATTTCTTCGACAAATACTACGCCGCGAAGCGCGAGAAGCCATAA
- a CDS encoding M56 family metallopeptidase, with the protein MTALLRMYPGDGWLILALNTLVQVTAVILAAWLLARVSDQRNAAWRHNIYFVALLCVLASPILTWVVQTSGIALLTLRTPAPAMHVRGSSDSAPESSALAIPTQQQVRVAPPVELKAQNLEQVAPVESRIADSFPDNLRACVGFVVLIWLTGMVFHLARWCHGLYLIAALRREVRPLACESMAQVMHQVREAVGTTRLPQMATSVGLDRPMMVGLIRPLVILPEDTLRSLPKPELADILIHECAHAVCLHHVVALLQRVATIVYWFHPLVYLMNRELARAREELCDNYVLRCSNAPRYARTLLDVSQLLVDTSPQRAALGLFSYRWSLEDRVAGLLDRRRRITIRANRWSAAAVSTTFLFLAILIAGTSIVQADPPVKPEPEPRTPSAPVLISTLSAGDQPQREANNEYAGNIYAVRFSPDGNTLAASWGDGTIKLWDVASRKNTAIFVSPKAQPNETILIKSFAYSPDGKTVASGNNGSMTAGMIRLWDTTNGQNTAKYNGRDKPWLAGIAGIYCVVFSNDGKTLVTGSEDNVIRFWDAGSGAVTATLKADPSDRIYALAVSPDGKTLASGSSQGTIKLWDINSRTNAATFKAVGKGNSVYSVAFSPDGKTLGAGCWMEGGGMLWDIASGTNTVKFKPDRADSAGTNNPNDMTYSVAFSPDGGVFAQGCHNGIIVLWDVKSSKKIAVLTGHSALVRSLAFSPDGRRLASASDDSSIKLWSLFAKGGRTEAE; encoded by the coding sequence ATGACCGCGCTCTTACGCATGTATCCTGGCGACGGCTGGCTGATTCTTGCCCTCAACACGCTGGTTCAAGTAACCGCGGTGATCCTCGCGGCTTGGCTCCTTGCGCGCGTCAGCGATCAAAGGAACGCGGCCTGGCGTCACAACATCTATTTCGTTGCGCTCCTCTGCGTGTTGGCCAGTCCGATATTAACGTGGGTCGTGCAAACCAGCGGCATTGCCCTTCTGACGTTGCGAACTCCTGCACCGGCGATGCATGTCCGGGGCTCATCGGACAGCGCACCGGAATCGTCCGCCCTGGCGATACCGACGCAGCAGCAGGTACGCGTGGCACCTCCTGTTGAATTGAAGGCCCAGAACCTCGAGCAGGTCGCACCAGTCGAGAGCCGGATCGCTGACTCATTTCCGGATAACCTCCGGGCGTGTGTGGGATTCGTTGTCTTGATCTGGCTAACTGGAATGGTTTTCCATTTGGCGCGCTGGTGTCATGGACTGTATTTGATTGCTGCTTTGCGGCGCGAAGTTCGTCCACTCGCCTGCGAATCGATGGCGCAAGTAATGCATCAGGTTCGCGAAGCCGTGGGAACTACCCGGCTCCCGCAGATGGCAACATCCGTCGGCTTGGACCGGCCGATGATGGTGGGATTGATTCGGCCGCTGGTGATTCTACCGGAAGATACGCTCCGCTCTCTTCCCAAGCCAGAACTGGCCGACATTCTTATCCACGAGTGTGCTCACGCGGTTTGCCTGCACCATGTCGTCGCCCTCCTTCAGCGCGTGGCAACGATCGTGTACTGGTTCCATCCGCTCGTGTACTTGATGAATCGAGAATTGGCTCGGGCGAGAGAGGAGCTATGCGACAACTACGTCCTCCGTTGTAGTAATGCGCCGCGATATGCGCGCACGCTATTGGACGTATCTCAGCTACTAGTGGACACGTCCCCGCAGCGCGCGGCGCTCGGTCTGTTTTCGTATCGCTGGAGCCTGGAAGATCGCGTTGCTGGCCTTCTAGACCGAAGGAGACGTATTACGATTCGCGCAAATCGTTGGTCTGCCGCCGCGGTCAGCACGACATTCCTGTTCCTTGCGATATTGATCGCCGGTACGTCAATTGTTCAAGCCGATCCACCAGTGAAGCCCGAACCCGAGCCGCGAACACCATCGGCACCAGTCCTGATATCGACGTTATCCGCCGGAGATCAACCACAAAGGGAGGCGAACAATGAGTATGCCGGAAACATCTACGCCGTGCGGTTCAGTCCGGATGGAAATACGCTAGCGGCCTCTTGGGGTGACGGAACGATCAAGCTGTGGGACGTGGCGTCACGCAAGAATACTGCGATATTCGTTTCGCCCAAGGCGCAGCCGAACGAAACGATCCTCATCAAGTCGTTCGCGTATAGCCCCGACGGCAAGACCGTCGCCTCGGGAAATAACGGCTCCATGACCGCCGGAATGATCCGGCTGTGGGACACGACCAACGGCCAGAACACGGCCAAGTATAACGGGCGCGACAAACCTTGGCTCGCCGGAATCGCGGGTATCTACTGCGTGGTCTTCAGCAACGATGGTAAGACCTTGGTGACTGGCAGTGAGGACAATGTCATCCGATTCTGGGATGCGGGCAGTGGCGCGGTTACAGCGACGCTCAAGGCCGATCCCAGCGACAGGATTTATGCCCTCGCGGTTAGCCCAGACGGGAAGACTCTTGCGTCAGGTAGCAGTCAGGGAACGATCAAGCTGTGGGATATAAACAGCCGTACGAACGCAGCGACTTTCAAGGCCGTTGGCAAGGGAAATAGCGTCTATTCAGTGGCCTTCAGCCCAGACGGGAAGACGTTAGGTGCCGGATGCTGGATGGAGGGGGGCGGCATGTTGTGGGACATCGCTAGCGGCACGAATACCGTGAAATTCAAGCCAGACCGTGCGGACTCTGCCGGAACCAATAACCCCAACGATATGACGTATAGTGTCGCCTTCAGCCCGGACGGCGGGGTTTTTGCGCAAGGCTGCCACAACGGAATCATCGTGTTGTGGGACGTGAAAAGTTCTAAGAAGATCGCAGTCCTCACTGGGCACTCCGCCTTGGTTCGTTCTCTCGCGTTCTCGCCCGATGGCCGCAGGCTGGCGTCGGCGAGCGACGACAGTAGCATCAAGCTGTGGAGTTTGTTCGCGAAAGGTGGACGAACCGAGGCGGAATAA
- a CDS encoding BlaI/MecI/CopY family transcriptional regulator, with protein sequence MSKLELPPLSDAQLDIVNIVWDHGTATVGQIWKALAERRPISRNTVSTMVTRLEEKGWLRHRVVGGTFLYSATRPRKKVLPQIIHRLVDAAFQGSAEGLVLTLLEGGRLSADEVERIKAMLEAAETEMREEKQ encoded by the coding sequence ATGTCAAAGCTGGAACTGCCGCCCCTGTCCGACGCCCAGTTAGACATTGTCAATATTGTCTGGGATCACGGCACGGCGACCGTCGGTCAGATCTGGAAGGCCCTGGCCGAACGCCGGCCCATTTCCCGAAATACGGTCTCCACGATGGTGACGCGCCTCGAAGAAAAGGGATGGTTGCGTCATCGGGTTGTCGGAGGGACTTTTCTGTACTCCGCAACGCGTCCGCGGAAAAAGGTCTTGCCACAGATCATCCATCGGCTCGTAGACGCAGCGTTTCAGGGCTCGGCCGAAGGACTCGTGCTCACCCTATTGGAAGGCGGCCGTTTGTCAGCGGACGAAGTCGAACGCATCAAGGCGATGCTCGAAGCAGCGGAAACTGAGATGCGGGAGGAAAAGCAATGA
- a CDS encoding trypsin-like peptidase domain-containing protein — protein sequence MTRFHACQLPWFRGAFWSRLACVIATFTIAAPAAQADQDAIRPSVVKIHTTQRLPDFVRPWSKASPREMSGTGFVIDGKRIITNAHVVSYPSQIYVQPYQSSEKFQAKVIAVSSTIDLAVLSVEDETFFKDRPALALDEGLPRVKAPVNVYGFPVGGDQMSVTEGISSRVEYTSYYFGVAGLRIQIDAALNPGNSGGPAISDGRVIGVAFSGLSTADNIGYLIPAEEVRTFLADIADGHYDGKAQLWEEFQTTENDALRASLKLPKETGGCMITRSRHADADFPLHERDVVTQIGEHVLDRSGNVRLGDDLQVLFTYYVPKLAHDGLVTLKILRDGEARSIDVPVTPRRPRAIPRLDGAYPSYFILGPMVFTTASAELAASIFSDQRYLAFMSSKKSPLITRINDQPAFEGEELVMVPAPFFSHRLTKGYDSPALRVVSKVNNVPIKNLAHLVELVHDSKDEFLEFKFAETEVETLVFRRQEMLDATEDILTDNGVRKQYSDDLDPVWKK from the coding sequence ATGACGCGATTCCACGCCTGTCAGCTCCCCTGGTTTCGCGGCGCGTTTTGGTCCCGGCTGGCATGCGTCATCGCGACATTTACGATCGCCGCGCCCGCTGCCCAGGCCGACCAGGATGCGATTCGCCCGTCGGTCGTGAAGATTCACACCACGCAGCGACTTCCAGATTTTGTTCGTCCCTGGAGTAAGGCGTCCCCGCGCGAGATGTCGGGCACGGGCTTCGTCATCGACGGCAAGCGGATCATCACCAACGCCCACGTCGTCAGCTATCCCAGCCAGATCTACGTTCAGCCGTATCAGTCGTCGGAGAAATTCCAAGCCAAGGTAATCGCGGTGTCGTCGACGATCGACCTGGCCGTGCTCAGCGTCGAGGACGAAACGTTCTTCAAGGATCGGCCAGCCCTGGCACTCGATGAAGGACTGCCACGCGTCAAAGCACCGGTCAATGTTTACGGCTTCCCGGTCGGCGGCGACCAGATGAGCGTGACCGAGGGCATCTCCTCTCGCGTCGAGTACACCAGCTACTACTTTGGCGTGGCGGGCTTGCGCATCCAGATCGACGCTGCCCTTAATCCCGGCAACAGCGGAGGTCCGGCGATTTCCGACGGGCGCGTGATCGGCGTGGCCTTCAGCGGCCTGAGCACGGCCGACAACATCGGCTACCTCATTCCGGCCGAAGAGGTGCGCACCTTCCTGGCGGACATCGCCGACGGACATTACGACGGCAAGGCCCAGTTGTGGGAGGAATTTCAGACCACGGAAAACGACGCTCTGCGCGCTTCGCTGAAGCTGCCCAAGGAGACCGGCGGCTGCATGATCACCAGGTCGCGTCACGCGGACGCCGATTTTCCGCTGCACGAGCGCGACGTCGTCACGCAGATCGGCGAGCACGTGCTCGACCGCAGCGGCAACGTGCGCCTGGGTGATGATCTACAGGTATTGTTCACCTACTACGTGCCGAAGCTCGCGCACGACGGCCTGGTGACCTTGAAGATACTGCGCGACGGCGAAGCACGTTCCATCGATGTGCCTGTGACGCCCCGCCGTCCGCGCGCCATTCCACGCTTGGATGGTGCGTATCCCAGCTACTTCATCCTCGGCCCGATGGTCTTTACTACGGCGAGCGCCGAATTGGCCGCCAGCATCTTCAGCGATCAGCGCTATCTGGCCTTTATGTCGAGCAAGAAGAGTCCGCTGATCACGCGGATCAATGACCAGCCGGCCTTCGAAGGCGAAGAACTCGTCATGGTACCCGCGCCGTTTTTCTCGCATCGCCTGACGAAGGGTTACGATTCGCCGGCGCTGCGCGTGGTGTCGAAAGTGAACAACGTACCGATCAAGAACCTGGCTCACCTCGTTGAGCTCGTGCATGACAGCAAGGACGAGTTTCTGGAATTCAAATTTGCCGAGACCGAGGTCGAGACGCTCGTCTTCCGTCGACAGGAAATGCTCGATGCTACGGAAGACATCCTGACTGACAACGGCGTCCGCAAACAATATTCCGACGATCTGGACCCCGTCTGGAAGAAGTAG
- a CDS encoding penicillin acylase family protein, translating into MARFHPSTIAVLLLWSCGAAAIAPDGAAAAEPPALAKQVEIRRTQYGVPHITGESLAAAAFGFGYCQGEDHLLNIMRGILGVRGKLAETFGPGDDGKNIESDFFNRQFRVYSRAVESYHTLSRDYRDMLAGFASGLNYYVALHRDGLPAWIPEVNEHDMAAYGVAGVMRFAFNRNNILKDFLRDQGVKTTLYHDQPDDTMMGSNMWALAPSRSQSGHAMLMGNPHQPWQPVSTYYEAHLIVPGRMNFYGSTFIGRPILTSGWNEHLGWSHTVNAPDLEEIYEVDLDPARPDHYLFDGGSVPLESEQVTVAIRSGDDLTLRKRTFWHAPLGPVVHRTDTKAYILRNATYENLRPYEQWLRMTQTKDLAEFRQAIEMNLLPMFNICYADHAGNIFYLWNGTVPDLPHAAHREQPVHAARTADVWTRIHTTAELPQLLNPEGGYVQNCNSPPYLTNLRAALDPANFPAHFGANDLSLRTQHSLRLIDHDQKLSLDDVIRLKHSPRMLLADRVKEDLIAAVRATGASADVETGLAVLHAWDNTVAANSRGGTLFAAWWDRYYDKTRETFATPWNAAEPLSTPRGLADEPRAVRAFLTAVDDTLTAFGTLDVTWGEAHRIRKGKVDLPASGGPSLTGCFRVLEFKADRDRKMVANSGDSFVFAVEFSDPPRAFTNVAYSQSDVPESPYFADQAPLFSANRLKPAAFTDAEIRAQLVKTYRPGEE; encoded by the coding sequence ATGGCAAGATTTCACCCTTCGACCATCGCGGTACTTCTCCTTTGGAGCTGCGGCGCTGCTGCCATCGCGCCGGACGGGGCCGCGGCTGCTGAGCCCCCGGCGCTCGCCAAACAGGTGGAAATCCGTCGCACCCAATACGGGGTGCCGCACATCACCGGCGAATCGCTGGCGGCCGCCGCCTTCGGCTTCGGCTACTGCCAGGGCGAAGATCACTTGCTGAACATCATGCGCGGCATTTTGGGCGTGCGCGGCAAATTGGCCGAAACCTTCGGACCGGGCGACGACGGCAAGAACATCGAGTCCGATTTTTTCAATCGCCAGTTCCGCGTCTACTCCCGCGCGGTCGAATCGTATCACACGCTGTCACGCGACTATCGCGACATGCTGGCCGGTTTCGCATCGGGGTTGAACTATTACGTGGCGCTGCATCGCGACGGGTTGCCTGCGTGGATTCCCGAAGTCAATGAGCACGACATGGCCGCCTACGGTGTGGCCGGTGTGATGCGATTCGCCTTCAACCGCAACAACATTCTCAAGGATTTTCTGCGCGATCAGGGAGTCAAGACCACCCTGTATCACGATCAGCCTGACGACACGATGATGGGCTCGAACATGTGGGCTTTGGCTCCCAGTCGCAGCCAGTCGGGCCATGCGATGCTGATGGGCAACCCGCATCAGCCCTGGCAACCTGTTTCGACTTACTACGAAGCGCACCTGATCGTGCCGGGGCGGATGAATTTCTATGGCTCGACGTTCATTGGTCGTCCCATCCTCACCAGCGGCTGGAACGAGCACTTGGGGTGGTCGCACACCGTCAACGCGCCCGACCTGGAAGAAATCTACGAGGTCGATCTCGATCCCGCGCGTCCGGACCATTACCTGTTTGACGGCGGTTCGGTGCCGCTGGAGAGCGAGCAGGTGACGGTTGCGATCCGCAGCGGTGACGACCTGACGCTTCGCAAGCGCACTTTCTGGCACGCGCCGCTCGGCCCGGTCGTGCATCGAACGGATACGAAAGCCTATATCCTGCGCAATGCGACGTACGAAAATCTTCGCCCCTACGAACAATGGCTGCGCATGACGCAAACCAAGGATCTGGCCGAGTTCCGCCAGGCCATCGAGATGAACCTGCTGCCGATGTTCAATATTTGCTACGCCGATCACGCCGGCAACATCTTCTATCTCTGGAACGGCACCGTGCCCGACCTGCCGCACGCCGCGCATCGCGAACAGCCGGTCCACGCAGCACGTACGGCCGACGTGTGGACGCGCATCCATACGACCGCCGAACTGCCACAGCTGTTGAATCCGGAGGGGGGCTACGTGCAGAACTGCAACTCGCCGCCGTACCTGACCAATCTGCGCGCCGCCTTGGATCCGGCGAATTTTCCCGCCCATTTCGGAGCGAACGACCTCAGCCTGCGCACGCAGCACAGCCTGCGCTTGATCGATCACGACCAGAAGCTGTCGCTCGACGACGTGATCCGCTTGAAACACAGTCCGCGGATGCTTCTAGCTGATCGCGTGAAAGAGGATCTGATCGCGGCGGTGCGTGCAACGGGCGCGTCGGCCGACGTCGAAACAGGGCTGGCCGTGCTGCACGCGTGGGACAATACGGTGGCAGCCAACAGCCGGGGTGGCACGCTCTTCGCCGCCTGGTGGGATCGCTACTACGACAAGACGCGCGAGACGTTCGCTACTCCCTGGAATGCCGCCGAGCCGTTAAGCACGCCCCGCGGCCTGGCGGACGAGCCGCGCGCCGTGAGGGCGTTTCTCACCGCCGTCGACGACACACTGACTGCGTTCGGGACGCTCGACGTCACCTGGGGCGAAGCGCATCGCATTCGCAAAGGCAAAGTCGATCTGCCTGCCAGCGGCGGACCGAGCCTCACCGGCTGCTTCCGCGTGCTGGAATTCAAAGCCGATCGTGACCGCAAAATGGTGGCCAACAGCGGCGACAGCTTCGTGTTCGCCGTCGAATTCAGCGACCCGCCACGGGCTTTCACGAATGTCGCATATAGCCAGAGCGACGTTCCCGAGTCGCCGTACTTCGCCGACCAGGCGCCGCTTTTCTCGGCCAATCGCTTGAAGCCGGCTGCCTTTACCGATGCTGAAATCCGAGCGCAATTGGTGAAAACGTACCGGCCTGGCGAGGAATAG
- a CDS encoding PQQ-binding-like beta-propeller repeat protein encodes MNFRFLVRAGLISAFAVQALVPVSLVGADDLKPPVSAPRDDKRDAAWPEFRGPGGQGHSPAIGLPVTWSETENIAWKASLPGRGWSSPVISGEQIWLTAADEDGKTLRALRLDRATGAIDRDVVVANLPNKGPAHDKNTLASPTPLLEGDRVYVHFGPYATACLSDEGKILWQTALPHQQAYGPSSSPVLFDDVLIVPCLGTDTRYMIALDKRTGAPRWKQAFEGRNAESTPLVIKTDTGAELVSHQADRIVSLDPTTGQELWWVAQENFAQIPRPVAGLGLVFIAGGYFKPEVWAIRPGGRGDVADTHVVWHNGQAAPHSASPLLVDDLLYYVSDNGVASCVDARSGKQQWRERLGGDFSASPIFADGRIYFLNEIGATSVIAPGAKFERLATNNLPGRTLASLAVAGRAIYLRTDTHLYRIEKSG; translated from the coding sequence ATGAACTTCCGCTTTCTGGTCCGCGCCGGCCTGATCAGTGCGTTCGCCGTGCAAGCGCTCGTACCGGTCTCGCTGGTCGGCGCGGATGACCTGAAACCGCCCGTCAGCGCGCCCCGTGACGACAAACGCGACGCCGCATGGCCCGAGTTTCGCGGACCCGGCGGGCAAGGCCATTCGCCGGCCATTGGATTGCCAGTCACCTGGAGCGAGACCGAAAACATTGCTTGGAAAGCGTCGCTGCCCGGGCGCGGCTGGTCCTCACCCGTCATAAGCGGCGAGCAAATCTGGCTCACCGCCGCTGACGAGGATGGCAAGACGTTGCGAGCCCTGCGTCTCGACCGCGCAACCGGCGCGATCGATCGTGACGTTGTCGTGGCCAACCTGCCGAACAAGGGCCCCGCCCACGACAAGAACACACTTGCGTCGCCGACGCCGCTCCTCGAGGGGGATCGGGTCTATGTACACTTCGGACCGTATGCCACGGCTTGCCTGTCGGACGAGGGGAAGATCCTCTGGCAAACTGCTCTGCCCCATCAGCAAGCCTACGGCCCTTCGAGTTCCCCTGTGCTCTTCGACGATGTGCTTATCGTCCCCTGCCTGGGCACGGACACGCGCTACATGATCGCGCTCGACAAGCGGACCGGCGCGCCACGCTGGAAACAGGCCTTCGAAGGACGCAATGCCGAGTCAACCCCGCTGGTGATCAAAACCGACACGGGCGCCGAGCTCGTCAGCCACCAGGCCGATCGCATCGTGTCGCTCGATCCCACGACGGGTCAGGAACTGTGGTGGGTCGCGCAAGAGAACTTCGCGCAGATCCCGCGTCCCGTTGCCGGACTCGGCCTGGTTTTCATCGCCGGCGGTTACTTCAAACCTGAAGTTTGGGCGATCCGCCCGGGCGGGCGCGGCGACGTCGCCGACACGCATGTAGTCTGGCACAACGGCCAGGCGGCGCCCCACAGCGCTTCGCCCCTACTCGTCGATGACCTGCTGTACTACGTCAGCGATAACGGCGTCGCCAGTTGCGTCGACGCCCGGAGCGGCAAGCAGCAGTGGCGCGAACGACTGGGGGGCGATTTTTCCGCTTCGCCGATTTTCGCCGACGGACGCATCTACTTTCTGAATGAAATCGGCGCGACTTCGGTCATCGCGCCGGGGGCCAAATTCGAGCGGCTCGCCACGAATAACCTGCCGGGCCGCACGCTGGCTTCGCTCGCCGTGGCCGGTCGCGCAATCTACCTGCGCACCGACACCCACCTCTACCGGATCGAAAAGTCCGGCTGA
- a CDS encoding DUF1501 domain-containing protein, with product MSANVCNRRDWMVQAGSLGLVGLQLPQLLSGRALAGARGAAPKARSCILFFLEGGPAHQDLWDMKPTAPAEVRGEFRPIATSVPGTHVCEHLPLLAQQMHHVALVRSVHHTIVDHNAGAYYALTGREPLRTGRLIVRDEPDNFPPYGAVLARLRPSDRDLPTAVQVPEVMSNNGYDLPGQRAGFLGAEFDPFVTGDPSVAGRSAPELALAADMTAERLVDRRALRALLDRRMPAVATDPALADFATHYERAIDLLSTSATRRAFDLEQEPARVRERYGLPDREDRSVEARKFGGLPHLGQCMLLARRLIESGVPLVTVCTGRRFDQAWDTHRQHFPLLKKSLLPYADRAFAALLADLAERGLLDSTLVVAMGEFGRTPKLGQITSGAGADARGRDHWPHCYTVLMAGGGIHAGAIYGSSDAHAAYPRSDAVTPEDIAATIYQALGIPPETQLVDPLGRPHAVALGRPINALFG from the coding sequence GTGTCGGCAAACGTCTGCAATCGCCGTGACTGGATGGTGCAGGCCGGCTCGCTGGGTCTCGTGGGTTTACAACTGCCCCAGCTATTGTCCGGGCGCGCGCTTGCTGGCGCGAGGGGCGCGGCGCCCAAGGCCCGCAGTTGCATCCTGTTCTTCCTCGAGGGAGGACCCGCCCATCAGGACCTGTGGGACATGAAGCCCACGGCCCCGGCCGAAGTGCGCGGCGAGTTCCGGCCGATCGCCACCAGCGTCCCGGGCACGCACGTGTGCGAGCATTTGCCCCTGTTGGCGCAGCAGATGCATCACGTGGCGCTCGTGCGCTCGGTGCATCACACGATCGTGGATCATAACGCCGGGGCGTACTACGCCCTGACGGGGCGCGAACCGTTGCGTACGGGCCGGCTGATCGTCCGCGACGAGCCTGACAACTTTCCTCCGTACGGCGCGGTGCTGGCGCGATTGCGTCCGTCCGATCGCGATTTACCAACCGCCGTGCAAGTGCCCGAAGTGATGTCCAATAACGGCTACGATCTTCCGGGCCAGCGGGCGGGCTTTCTCGGCGCCGAATTCGACCCGTTCGTCACCGGCGATCCAAGCGTCGCCGGCCGTAGCGCCCCGGAGTTGGCATTGGCCGCGGATATGACCGCGGAAAGACTGGTCGACCGGCGTGCCTTGCGCGCACTGCTCGATCGGCGCATGCCGGCTGTCGCGACCGATCCAGCGCTCGCCGATTTCGCGACGCACTACGAAAGAGCGATCGACCTCTTATCGACTTCGGCGACGCGCCGCGCGTTCGACCTTGAGCAAGAACCAGCCCGGGTGCGCGAGCGCTACGGCTTGCCCGATCGCGAGGATCGTTCGGTCGAGGCGCGCAAATTTGGCGGCCTGCCGCACCTCGGGCAGTGTATGTTGCTCGCGCGGCGTTTGATCGAGTCGGGCGTGCCGCTCGTGACGGTATGTACCGGTCGGCGCTTCGATCAGGCGTGGGACACCCATCGGCAACATTTTCCGCTGCTGAAAAAGTCTCTGCTGCCCTATGCCGATCGCGCGTTCGCCGCCCTGTTGGCCGATCTCGCCGAGCGAGGCTTGCTCGATAGCACGCTGGTCGTGGCGATGGGCGAGTTTGGCCGCACCCCGAAATTAGGCCAGATCACGAGTGGTGCCGGCGCCGATGCGCGCGGTCGCGACCATTGGCCGCACTGCTATACGGTGCTCATGGCAGGCGGCGGCATTCACGCCGGCGCCATCTACGGATCGTCCGATGCGCACGCGGCCTATCCACGATCCGACGCGGTGACGCCCGAGGATATCGCCGCGACGATTTATCAGGCGCTCGGCATTCCGCCCGAGACGCAACTCGTAGACCCATTGGGCCGTCCGCATGCCGTGGCGCTCGGTCGACCGATCAATGCCTTGTTTGGATAA